A region from the Fusarium musae strain F31 chromosome 1, whole genome shotgun sequence genome encodes:
- a CDS encoding hypothetical protein (EggNog:ENOG41) produces the protein MTIFSIRIDPYRSTRAAQFVFDDLARKTAALTAIGPVWLTLGGVTGCVFPPDPQSGLLPEFSHTADTAPTTAVGGKTVSVGNYLDDSPWYVRRYDMHFVSHSQPHIINAAIFKVKVLRDLRPKKIRKVD, from the coding sequence ATGACCATCTTTAGCATCCGCATCGACCCATACCGCAGCACTCGGGCAGCCCAGTTCGTCTTCGACGACCTGGCACGCAAGACGGCGGCCCTAACTGCTATTGGCCCCGTCTGGCTGACCCTAGGCGGCGTCACGGGGTGCGTGTTCCCGCCAGATCCCCAGTCGGGTCTCCTCCCCGAATTCTCCCACACGGCTGACACTGCACCCACGACGGCGGTTGGAGGCAAAACGGTATCGGTTGGTAATTACCTAGATGACTCGCCGTGGTACGTGAGGCGGTATGACATGCATTTTGTCAGCCACTCTCAGCCACATATCATCAACGCTGCCATATTCAAGGTCAAAGTCCTTCGAGACTTGCGACCGAAGAAGATCCGGAAAGTCGACTGA
- a CDS encoding hypothetical protein (EggNog:ENOG41), with product MRSFFLLSAVAFSAANAGVLDYRRQPRGNYDLPPAVTTSAYQAPAVSTDLYPPPAQSANTEPTEQETSPYAPPSVPTVATSEHQETTNYAPPESAATESASKPVEDTSVVETPSNAYPPPANTQPGQDTTEASTPTGAYPPPVNTQKTETEQESSAVVTSEESTPTGAYPPPENTPSESEHESTAVETTAEGKTSTDLYPPPANTETTKPGKDTTEALTPTSEYTPPESTDVTQQGSTDVGSSTDAYPPPEGTPTTQPGNEGTTAVSETTKPAVGTSTDVYPPPKGTDTTDTGVETETGSASTTQWTTSTVYTTNVYTVTSCPPEVPDCPNGQHVTTKTIAVSTTICPVTETKPVTEHGETGTPTYPVPGSTETEHQGTETATVSKPGETETKTESVPEETETSPSTGAYPPPKVTTGTTEGAETETLPAETETTKPAVGTSTGVYPPPKGTTEATQGTETETVPAETETTKPAVGTSTGVYPPPKGTETTETGVETETESLPAESTKPAVGTSTGAYPPPKATTETASAKTETVPTETKPNTQQTSQWTTSTVYTTTIRTITSCPPEIPDCPNGKHVTTETIAISTTVCPVTEAGSTKPATVTKESPTYPVPTQATETEGQSTVPTTETEESTKPVTHHEGSTKPATETETKPATETKPVETKPTYPVPTETKPVTTGGEEHPTETKPAETQPATETKPASTTEWTTSTVYTTNIRTVTSCAPDVPDCPNGKHVTTETIAISTTVCPVTEEHHTETKPAPTKPVETKPVTEGQSTKPVETKPVTEGQSTKPVETKPATETKPATETKPTYAVPTETKPVETKPATEGHSTKPVTGGQSEAGSTQPASTTEWTTSTVYTTTIRTVTSCAPEYPNCETPTPHVTTETVAISTTVCPVTEQHQTQPKPTQPKPTQPKPTETQHTEPAKTTGWSTSTIYTTNVRTVTACGPEFPNCETPTPHVTTETIAVSTTICPVTEQHHTEPKPTQPKPTEHQQTQPQPTQPARTTAWSTSTVYTTSVRTVTTCGPEFPNCETPTPHVTTETIAISTTVCPVTEEQSHPTKPAGQPSNHEQPSQPHQTYPVPTQQVVTTGWSTSTIYTTNIRTVTACAPHVANCPGTPHVTTETIALSTTLCPVTKTQVIPGPGATYYPPGNSTSTLYTTKYYTVTACPPTVTNCPIGAVTSTVYATATTQIKPWNSHVYPSPSQSYPPTIPTHHAPGNGTVTTFIRSTTKLYETPVSTPKAAEHTTTSKAGYEKPPYPVYFF from the coding sequence atgagaagcttctttctACTCAGCGCCGTTGCGTTCAGCGCGGCCAACGCTGGTGTTTTAGACTATCGTCGTCAGCCACGAGGAAACTACGATCTGCCTCCGGCTGTCACAACTTCGGCCTATCAAGCCCCGGCCGTCTCTACTGATCTCTATCCTCCTCCCGCTCAGTCTGCTAACACTGAGCCCACTGAGCAAGAGACTTCTCCTTATGCTCCTCCTTCAGTCCCCACTGTCGCTACTTCCGAGCACCAAGAAACCACCAACTATGCACCTCCCGAGTCTGCAGCTACCGAGAGTGCTAGCAAGCCTGTTGAAGACACTTCTGTTGTCGAGACTCCTTCCAACGcttatcctcctcctgcCAACACCCAGCCTGGACAGGATACCACTGAGGCCTCAACACCCACTGGAGCTTACCCCCCTCCTGTGAACACTCAAAAGACAGAGACTGAGCAAGAGTCTTCTGCCGTTGTTACATCTGAAGAGTCCACCCCAACCGGTGCTTACCCTCCTCCCGAGAACACTCCATCTGAGTCTGAGCATGAGTCTACTGCCGTTGAGACTACTGCTGAGGGTAAAACCTCAACTGATCTGTATCCTCCCCCCGCCAACACCGAGACCACCAAGCCCGGCAAGGATACAACTGAGGCTCTTACCCCCACCTCCGAGTACACTCCTCCCGAGAGTACCGATGTAACCCAGCAGGGATCTACCGATGTTGGCAGCTCTACTGACGCGTATCCTCCTCCCGAGGGTACCCCCACAACCCAGCCCGGTAACGAGGGTACCACGGCTGTTTCCGAGACCACCAAGCCCGCTGTTGGCACCTCAACTGATGTCTACCCCCCTCCCAAAGGTACCGACACTACCGATACTGGTGTTGAGACCGAAACTGGCAGTGCCTCTACTACCCAGTGGACTACCTCAACTGTCTACACTACCAATGTGTATACTGTCACTTCTTGCCCTCCCGAGGTTCCCGATTGCCCCAATGGTCAACATGTCACTACCAAGACCATCGCTGTGTCTACTACAATCTGCCCCGTCACTGAGACCAAGCCTGTGACTGAGCATGGCGAGACTGGTACTCCTACCTATCCTGTTCCTGGCTCTACCGAGACTGAGCACCAAGGTACCGAGACTGCTACTGTCTCCAAGCCTGGTGAGACtgagaccaagactgagtcTGTTCCCGAGGAGACTGAGACTTCTCCTTCTACTGGTGCTTACCCTCCTCCCAAGGTCACCACTGGTACCACTGAGGGagctgagactgagactctTCCtgctgagactgagactacCAAGCCTGCTGTCGGTACATCCACTGGTGTCTATCCTCCTCCTAAGGGAACCACTGAGGCTACCCAGGgcactgagactgagactgtcCCTGCTGAGACTGAAACCACCAAGCCTGCCGTTGGTACCTCAACTGGTGTTTACCCTCCCCCCAAGGGCACTGAGACCACCGAGACTGGTGTCGAGACTGAGACCGAGTCCCTTCCCGCTGAGTCTACCAAGCCCGCTGTTGGAACTTCCACCGGTGCCTATCCTCCTCCCAAGGCTACCACCGAGACAGCCTCAGCCAAGACCGAGACTGTGCCCACCGAGACCAAGCCCAACACTCAGCAGACCAGCCAGTGGACCACCTCAACTGTCTACACAACCACCATCCGCACCATCACCTCTTGCCCTCCCGAGATTCCCGACTGTCCCAACGGCAAGCATGTCACAACCGAGACTATTGCTATCTCTACTACTGTCTGCCCTGTGACTGAAGCTGGATCTACCAAGCCTGCCACTGTCACCAAGGAATCGCCCACCTACCCCGTTCCTACCCAGGCTACTGAGACAGAGGGCCAGTCTACTGTTCCTACTACTGAGACTGAGGAGTCTACTAAGCCTGTCACTCACCATGAGGGATCTACCAAGCCTGCTACCGAGACAGAGACCAAGCCTGCTACTGAGACCAAGCCTGTTGAGACCAAGCCCACTTACCCGGTTCCCACTGAGACTAAGCCTGTTACCACTGGCGGCGAGGAGCATCCCACCGAGACCAAGCCTGCTGAGACTCAGCCCGCTACTGAGACGAAGCCTGCTAGCACTACTGAGTGGACCACCTCGACTGTCTACACCACCAACATCCGCACCGTAACCTCTTGTGCTCCCGATGTCCCTGACTGCCCTAACGGTAAGCATGTCACAACTGAGACTATCGCCATCTCCACCACGGTCTGCCCCGTCACGGAAGAGCACCACACAGAGACGAAGCCAGCTCCCACCAAGCCTGTTGAGACCAAGCCTGTCACTGAGGGACAGTCCACCAAGCCTGTTGAGACCAAGCCTGTCACTGAGGGACAGTCCACCAAGCCTGTGGAGACCAAGCCCGCTACAGAGACAAAGCCTGCCACCGAGACCAAGCCCACTTACGCAGTTCCTACTGAGACCAAGCCTGTTGAGACAAAGCCTGCTACTGAGGGACACTCTACCAAGCCCGTCACTGGTGGCCAGTCTGAAGCTGGATCTACTCAGCCCGCTTCCACTACTGAGTGGACCACTTCAACTGTCTACACGACTACCATCCGCACTGTTACCTCTTGCGCTCCTGAGTACCCCAACTGCGAGACACCTACTCCCCATGTCACTACTGAGACTGTCGCTATCTCTACCACTGTTTGCCCCGTCACTGAGCAGCACCAGACTCAGCCTAAGCCAACTCAGCCCAAGCCCACTCAACCCAAGCCTACTGAGACTCAGCATACAGAGCCCGCCAAGACTACTGGATGGTCCACCTCCACCATCTACACCACCAACGTCCGCACTGTCACTGCTTGTGGTCCTGAGTTCCCTAACTGCGAGACACCTACTCCTCACGTCACCACTGAGACTATTGCTGTTTCTACTACCATTTGCCCCGTGACTGAGCAGCACCATACTGAGCCCAAGCCTACTCAGCCTAAGCCAACCGAGCATCAGCAAACCCAGCCTCAGCCTACTCAGCCTGCCAGGACTACCGCCTGGTCTACATCTACTGTCTACACCACCAGCGTCCGAACAGTGACTACATGCGGCCCCGAGTTCCCCAACTGCGAGACCCCCACTCCTCACGTTACTACCGAGaccatcgccatctccaCCACCGTCTGCCCAGTCACCGAGGAGCAGTCTCATCCCACCAAGCCCGCCGGCCAACCCTCCAACCACGAGCAACCGAGTCAGCCCCACCAGACCTACCCCGTCCCAACTCAGCAGGTCGTCACAACCGGCTGGTCTACCTCCACCATCTACACGACCAACATCCGAACTGTCACTGCTTGCGCTCCTCACGTTGCCAACTGCCCTGGTACTCCGCACGTTACAACCGAGACGATCGCTCTCTCAACTACTCTCTGCCCCGTCACCAAGACTCAGGTCATTCCCGGTCCTGGTGCTACTTACTACCCTCCTGGTAACTCGACATCCACTCTTTACACCACCAAGTACTACACCGTCACTGCTTGCCCTCCCACAGTTACCAACTGCCCCATCGGCGCCGTTACTTCCACCGTCTACGCCACTGCCACCACCCAGATCAAGCCGTGGAACTCTCACGTCTACCCCTCTCCTTCCCAGAGTTATCCTCCTACCATCCCCACCCACCACGCTCCCGGCAACGGCACGGTCACCACCTTCATCCGATCTACCACCAAGCTCTACGAGACTCCTGTCTCTACACCCAAGGCGGCTGAGCACACCACTACTTCCAAGGCTGGCTACGAGAAGCCTCCTTATCCTGTTTACTTCTTTTAA
- a CDS encoding hypothetical protein (EggNog:ENOG41), whose amino-acid sequence MSAHDSIVILGAGIIGLDVALVLAERGYGKSITVIAEHLPGDTALNYTSPWAGCNFSAISGTDANALKWDKAGYFHLSKLASERPEQSYVKRTPSMELWDDNVPRDKIQAMSEYLEDFQELPTSELPKGVKFAVAFTTLTVNAPKHLLYLYERLKNDYGVRFVRQKLPDLQTAFFSQSTQIVFNCTGNAARMLPGVEDPKCYPTRGQVLLTHAPEVHTNIMRHGKDYETYVIPRPFSKGHVILGGYMQKGNGDGATYSYETESILERTKELSDEVRNGGLDVLAAFSGLRPSREGGARVEREELTVAGQKRTAVHNYGAGGTGFQAGYGMALDAVRAAEPVLSKIHTELKSRL is encoded by the exons ATGAGTGCACACGATAGTATCGTCATCTTGGG GGCTGGCATCATCGGCCTTGACGTAGCCCTTGTCCTAGCAGAAAGAGGCTACGGCAAGTCTATCACAGTCATCGCGGAACATCTTCCCGGAGATACAGCACTGAATTATACTTCTCCCTG GGCTGGCTGCAACTTTTCAGCTATCTCTGGCACAGATGCCAATGCCTTAAAATGGGACAAGGCAGGATACTTCCATCTGAGCAAGCTTGCTTCTGAGAGACCAGAGCAGTCATATGTCAAACGAACTCCTTCAATGGAGCTTTGGGACGATAATGTTCCTCGCGACAAGATCCAGGCAATGTCTGAATATCTAGAAGAC TTCCAAGAACTGCCAACCTCTGAACTGCCCAAGGGCGTCAAGTTTGCTGTCGCCTTCACGACACTTACTGTCAATGCGCCCAAGCATCTTCTCTACCTCTATGAGAGACTGAAGAATGACTACGGCGTTCGCTTTGTTCGCCAGAAGCTTCCAGATCTTCAAACTGCTTTCTTTAGCCAGTCAACCCAGATTGTGTTCAACTGTACTGGCAACGCTGCTCGAATGTTGCCAGGAGTTGAGGATCCAAAGTGCTACCCGACTAGAGGACAGGTCCTGTTGACTCATGCGCCCGAGGTTCACACGAACATCATGAGACATGGGAAGGATTACGAGACATACGTCATCCCCCGCCCGTTTTCCAAGGGACACGTCATTCTCGGAGGGTACATGCAAAAGGGGAACGG TGATGGTGCGACTTACTCGTACGAAACAGAGTCCATCTTGGAGCGCACCAAGGAACTCAGTGATGAAGTCAGGAATGGAGGTCTAGATGTTCTCGCAGCTTTCTCGGGTCTTCGTCCGTCACGCGAAGGTGGCGCTCGAGTAGAGAGGGAAGAACTGACGGTGGCAGGACAAAAGCGCACAGCTGTTCACAACTATGGTGCAGGTGGAACTGGATTCCAGGCTGGTTATGGCATGGCTCTAGATGCCGTTCGTGCCGCTGAGCCTGTTTTGTCAAAGATCCATACCGAGCTCAAGTCGAGGCTGTGA
- a CDS encoding hypothetical protein (EggNog:ENOG41), whose translation MATMDEVFAGYAKRQAALQASTNILSQGIAWVEGELVPLQSARIPLLDQGFMHSDLTYDVPSVWDGRFFRLDDHLDRLEASCKKMRLRFPIPRDEIKKILVEMVAKSEIKDAFVELIVTRGLKGVRGAKPEELLNNNLYMFVQPYVWVMDPEDQYHGGRAIVARTVRRVPPGSIDPTIKNLQWGDLVRGLFEANDRGATYPFLTDGDANLTEGSGFNVVIIKNGVLYTPDRGVLQGITRKSVIDAARSCGYEIRIEHVPVEAAYQADEILMCTTAGGIMPITTLDDKPVNDGKVGPITKAIWDRYWAMHWEDEFSFKIDY comes from the coding sequence ATGGCAACTATGGACGAGGTATTCGCCGGCTACGCAAAGCGACAAGCCGCCCTCCAAGCAAGCACCAACATCCTCTCCCAAGGCATCGCCTGGGTCGAAGGCGAGCTCGTCCCCCTGCAATCCGCCCGCATCCCCCTCCTCGACCAGGGTTTCATGCACAGCGACCTGACCTACGACGTGCCCTCCGTCTGGGACGGCCGCTTTTTCCGCCTCGATGACCATCTCGATCGTCTCGAGGCAAGTTGCAAGAAGATGAGGCTTCGCTTCCCCATTCCCCGCGACGAGATCAAAAAGATCCTCGTCGAGATGGTTGCCAAGAGTGAGATTAAGGATGCGTTCGTTGAATTGATCGTTACTCGTGGACTCAAAGGTGTGAGGGGTGCGAAGCCGGAGGAGTTGCTgaataataatctttacaTGTTTGTTCAGCCGTATGTTTGGGTTATGGATCCTGAGGATCAGTATCATGGTGGTCGCGCGATTGTTGCGCGAACCGTACGACGTGTTCCACCTGGCTCTATTGATCCCACTATTAAGAATCTCCAGTGGGGTGATCTCGTCCGCGGCTTATTCGAGGCCAACGACCGTGGCGCCACTTATCCCTTCCTGACCGACGGCGATGCCAACCTCACCGAAGGCTCAGGCTTCAACGTCGTCATTATCAAGAATGGCGTGCTCTACACACCCGATCGTGGAGTCTTGCAGGGAATCACAAGGAAGAGTGTCATTGATGCTGCGAGATCTTGTGGATATGAGATTCGCATTGAGCATGTTCCAGTTGAGGCGGCGTACCAGGCCGATGAGATTTTGATGTGCACAACTGCTGGTGGTATTATGCCCATTACTACTCTAGATGATAAGCCGGTGAATGATGGCAAGGTTGGACCTATTACGAAGGCTATCTGGGATCGATACTGGGCTATGCACTGGGAGGATGAGTTTAGCTTCAAGATTGATTACTAG
- a CDS encoding hypothetical protein (EggNog:ENOG41), with protein MSAVKPREFKFVGAFSRKRRRRDGTAPGSIDFVGPTTRSKQAATKPQSEAVAAEPATPPKSADGNSEGQDKNAETKTPPAVEATGAEAPAPLATTPVIPHENANPFDHDMMMGEGMNSGSDIDWTYSSLMNPFIDTGPSFMAPFDQLNGQLPIYFGPDIPLIQLGDSSSTDNSPENHFIGPQLPNDTDGQAGEFGVNAESQAIEEPVLPLLNSHAAPSNISDTIAQLLTRYDQEFCVMPLTHDFAANPFRFDAETGRGSQLLLHCILALSYKHINRDTGSCAGEAKMHKKKALQMLKDMEGVSQASPIEATFLDAVLILMTLDCATSAHGPWTWYLKRAHKMIQAAEFCNMKKTPRMQARIEMLVW; from the exons ATGTCAGCGGTCAAACCTCGAGAGTTCAAGTTCGTCGGCGCATTCAGTCGCAAGAGAAGACGTCGCGATGGGACAGCACCTGGATCGATTGACTTCGTCGGACCGACAACACGATCGAAGCAAGCAGCGACAAAACCGCAGAGtgaagctgttgctgctgagcctGCAACGCCGCCAAAGTCAGCGGATGGAAATAGCGAAGGTCAGGATAAGAATGCAGAGACAAAAACACCTCCAGCGGTAGAAGCGACAGGTGCAGAGGCGCCAGCTCCTCTTGCGACGACGCCAGTGATTCCGCATGAGAATGCCAATCCGTTTGATCACGATATGATGATGGGGGAGGGGATGAACAGTGGAAGTGATATTGACTGGACATACTCAAGTCTTATGAACCCTTTCATCGATACAGGTCCCTCGTTCATGGCGCCTTTTGATCAACTTAATGGCCAACTGCCGATTTATTTTGGGCCTGACATTCCTCTCATTCAGCTGGGCGACTCCTCATCTACCGACAACTCACCCGAGAATCACTTCATCGGGCCTCAATTGCCAAATGACACTGATGGTCAAGCCGGCGAGTTTGGTGTAAATGCGGAGTCGCAAGCAATTGAAGAGCCAGTCTTGCCATTGCTCAACTCTCACGCCGCGCCGAGCAACATTAGCGACACCATTGCGCAGTTACTGACTCGAT ATGACCAAGAGTTCTGCGTCATGCCACTCACTCACGACTTTGCCGCCAACCCATTCCGATTCGACGCCGAGACAGGTCGCGGCTCACAACTTCTCCTCCATTGTATTCTCGCTCTCTCTTACAAACACATCAATCGCGATACGGGATCTTGCGCCGGAGAAGCCAAGATGCataagaagaaggctctccAGATGCTCAAAGACATGGAAGGCGTGTCGCAGGCGTCACCGATTGAAGCGACATTCTTAGATGCGGTGCTGATCCTCATGACACTTGAT TGCGCAACATCTGCTCACGGGCCTTGGACGTGGTATCTCAAGCGAGCGCATAAAATGATTCAAGCTGCCGAGTTCTGCAACATGAAGAAGACACCTCGAATGCAAGCACGTATAGAAATGCTAGTCTGGTAA
- a CDS encoding hypothetical protein (EggNog:ENOG41) produces MPDFTGLELTGKTAIVTGASRGLGAGIAILLGKRGANVVVNYVSDGSRERAEKVAQEIEANGTKAIVVQADVSKTAEIPKLIDAALKISSTGKIEILIHNAAQGNEANLVDTTEEFYARHFDANVKGPIFLTKAAEPHLPKGGRIVFISSAGARLGVAGQTVYAATKAADEALVRVWAKELGQSHGITVNCVNPGPIATDQWFQSDEQFLKDMQPLIDSTPAAARVGEVSDIAPLVAFLCTDDAKWTTGSVLSANGGLYN; encoded by the exons ATGCCTGATTTTACTGGTCTCGAGCTGACTGGCAAGACTGCCATTGTCACTGGCGCGTCCCG AGGTCTTGGTGCCGGCATTGCTATCCTGCTTGGCAAGCGAGGTGCCAACGTGGTGGTCAACTACGTCTCTGACGGCAGCAGAGAGCGAGCTGAGAAGGTCGCTCAGGAGATTGAGGCCAATGGCACAAAGGCTATCGTTGTCCAGGCCGATGTCAGCAAGACAGCTGAGATTCCCAAGTTGATTGATGCTGCGCTCAAGATCAGTTCAACCGGCAAGATTGAGATTCTGATTCACAA CGCTGCTCAAGGAAACGAGGCCAATTTGGTAGACACAACCGAGGAGTTCTACGCTCGTCACTTCGACGCCAACGTCAAGGGCCCCATCTTCCTGACAAAGGCCGCAGAGCCTCATCTCCCCAAGGGAGGCAGAAttgtcttcatctcttcagcAGGCGCCCGTCTCGGTGTCGCTGGACAGACAGTCTACGCCGCTACCAAAGCAGCTGACGAAGCTCTCGTTCGTGTCTGGGCGAAAGAGCTTGGTCAATCTCACGGCATCACTGTTAACTGCGTGAACCCTGGTCCTATCGCTACAGATCAATGGTTCCAGAGTGATGAGCAGTTCCTTAAGGATATGCAGCCGCTGATTGACTCTACGCCTGCTGCGGCGCGTGTTGGTGAGGTTAGTGATATTGCGCCTCTTGTTGCGTTCCTTTGTACGGATGATGCAAAGTGGACGACGGGATCTGTTCTTTCTGCCAACGGTGGTCTTTATAATTAG
- a CDS encoding hypothetical protein (EggNog:ENOG41) produces MTPKTKDGHIWEPHTGFQKGLDSDAVISPQRSISSINKIFDVIVIGAGYAGLAAARDLSQLNHSVLLIEARDRIGGRTYTAKKDGMKDLCESQYLADTLEDSFTRWEGLGSLIIWATCLEK; encoded by the exons ATGACACCCAAGACTAAAGACGGGCATATCTGGGAGCCTCACACTGGCTTTCAGAAGGGACTTGACAGTGACGCCGTTATCTCGCCTCAACGATCCATTTCTTCTATCAACAAAATCTTCGACGTTATAGTCATTGGAGCTGGATATGCCGGTCTAGCGGCAGCTCGTGACCTCAGTCAATTGA ATCATTCTGTCCTTCTGATTGAGGCACGCGATCGAATTGGCGGCAGGACATATACTGCCAAGAAAGATGGTATGAAAGACCTTTGCGAATCTCAATATCTTGCTGACACGTTGGAGGATTCCTTTACGAGATGGGAGGGACTTGGGTCACTCATCATATGGGCTACTTGTTTAGAGAAATGA